The sequence below is a genomic window from Salinisphaera sp. T31B1.
TGGAAACCAGGCGGTTCTCGACCATGTACGACACGCCCGAGGGTACGCGCAGGTTGTCCTCGAGGACGTAAAAGTCGCCGTTGCCGTCGCGGACCAAGTCGGAACCACAGATATGCGCCCAGATATCGCCCGGCGGCCGGATGCCGACGCATTCGGGTCGGAAGTTGACCGACTGCTCCAGCACCTCACGCGGGAAGACGCCGTCGGCGATGATCGCCTGATCGCCGTACAGATCGGCGATGAACATGTTCAGTGCGGTGACCCGCTGGATCAGCCCATCTCGAACCCGCTGCCATTCGGATTCTCCGATGGTGCGTGGCAGCACATCGAACGGCCAGGCACGATCGATCATCCCTGCATCGGAATACACCGTGAAGGTGATGCCCATCGACTTGATCGACAGATCGGCCGCCGTGCGGCGGTTGAGCAGCTCCGGCGCGCCGAGTTCGCCGAGCTGTCGGATGAGCGAGCGGGCCGACACGCGGGGCAGGCCGTTGTCGTCGAACAGCTCGTCGAAGAAACCTGGGCTTCGATAGCCTTGCCAGAAGTCGTTCATGGAATAGTCACACGCAATCGTTGCATGCCTAGATTAGCGCCATTTTCTATGCAATGGGCGCGCCATGGTCTGCTAGACTCCGCGTCTTGTTTCTCACGCGATGAACAGCATGGCGGGCACCAGCACTGCGACAGACAGCGGCGTCGTTTTCAAGGGTCGGATGATGACGCTGACCGTGCTCGAGATGCGTGAGACCGACAGCGACCGTATCGCCCAGCTCATCGCTGATCAGCTGCGTCGCACGCCGGGGTTTTTCTCGCGCATGCCGGTACTGTTGTCGCTGCCCGAAGCGTTGCCCGATCTGGCCGATGTAGCGCGCATCCTGCGCGAAGTCGGGCTGGTACTGGTCGGCGTGCTCGATCCGAGCGAAGAGGCAAGCCTGGCCGCACAGCGCGCCGGTTTGGGCGTGATCGCTTCGCCGGCCCGCGGCAACAGCGCGGCCGCGGGGCGCCCCGCCGAGCCGCAGCGTGCGCCCGAACGCGCCGACGCCGGGCCGGGCGGTTCGACCCGGACCCCGAGCCGGCTGGTGACACGGCCGGTCCGCTCGGGCCAGCAGATCTACGCTCGGGGCGGCGATCTGGTCATCGCCTCGTCGGTGAGCGAGGGTGCGGAAGTGCTTGCCGACGGCCATATCCATATTTACGGGGCGCTGCGTGGCCGGGCGTTGGCCGGAGCCAGCGGGGATACCGAAGCACGAATATTCTGCCGGCGATTCGAACCCGATCTGGTTGCGATCGCCGGCTGCTACAAGGTGGCCGACGCCATCGACGAGGACGTACGCTCCAAAACGGTACAGGTCACCCTGGAGCACGACAACTTGACTATAGAATTGCAGGAGTAGCGAGTGGCAAAAACGATCGTCGTCACGTCCGGTAAAGGCGGGGTCGGCAAGACCACCACCGCGGCGTCATTTGCAACGGGCCTGGCCATGCGTGGCCACAAGACCATCGTCATCGATTTCGACGTGGGCTTGCGGAACCTCGACCTCATCATGGGGTGTGAGCGTCGCGTGGTCTTCGACTTCATCAACGTCATCCAGGGCGAGGCCAATCTGAAGCAGGCCATGATCCGCGACAAGCGGGTCGAGAATCTCTATATCCTTGCCGCATCGCAGACCCGTGACAAGGATGCGCTGGCGCTGGAGGGGGTGGAGCGAACGCTCAACAAGCTGGCCGAGGAATTCGACTATATCGTCTGCGATTCACCGGCCGGTATCGAGACCGGTGCGATCATGGCCATGTATTTCGCCGACGAGGCGCTGGTGGTCACTAACCCGGAAGTCTCCTCGGTGCGCGACTCCGATCGCGTGCTCGGCATGCTGTCGTCCAAGACCAAGCGTGCCAAGGAAGGCGGCGAGCCGGTCAAGGAGCATCTGGTGGTCACACGTTACGCTCCGAACCGGGTTGGCAAGGGCGAGATGCTCTCGCTGGGCGACGTGAATGACATCCTGGGTATCCCGCTGCTCGGCGTGATTCCGGAATCGGAAACGGTGCTCAATGCATCGAACTCGGGCATGCCGGTGGCGCTGGAAGACAACGCCGATGCTGGCCAGGCTTATCTGGATATGGTGGCGCGCTTTCTCGGCGAGAATCGTCCGATGCGCTTCACCGAAGCGAAGAAAGGCTTTCTCGATCGCCTGATGGGGAGATAAACCATGGGTTGGCTCGACGTATTCCGTTCCGAAAAGAAGGGCTCGGCAAGCATGGCCAAGGAGCGGCTTCAGCTCGTGGTCGCCCATCGGCGAAGCGGCGGGGGCGATCACCCGGCCTATTTTCCCGAGTTGCAGCGCGATCTGCTGGCCGTTCTACGCAAGTACATCGAAGTCGGCGACGAAGCCGTGCAGATGGAAATCGAGCGCGAGGGCGATCTCGAAGTGCTCGAGCTCAACATCACGCTGCCGGATTCGCGTCACTGACCAGAATCCGAGGCGATTGAAAGCAGTCGCGCCAGACATATGTAAAAATACCCATTTTCGCTAGGAGATGGGTGATGGCGACGACGCAGCAGACATACGACTACGTGATCGTGGGCGGTGGATCGGCTGGCTGTGTGCTGGCCAACCGCCTCTCTGCGGATCCCGACGTCTCCGTCTGCCTGCTCGAGGCCGGGCCAGCCGACTGGAACCCGCTGATCCATATTCCCATCGGCATCATCGGGCTGATGTGGTCGAAACTGTTCAACTGGGCGTACTACACCGCACCGCAGAAACATATGGGCGGCCGCGAGATGTTCTGGCCCCGTGGAAAGACGCTCGGTGGCTCGAGTGCAATCAACGCCCAGTGTTATACGCGCGGCAACGCCTGGGACTACGACCAGTGGGCGGAGTTGGGCAATCGGGGCTGGGGTTATCGCGATATGCTCGGCTATTTCCGCAAGTCCGAGCGTTTCGAGAACGGCGAGAACGAGTATCATGGCGCCGACGGTGGCTACACGGTGAGCAACCTGCGCCACGTCAACCCGCTCAGTCGCGCCTTTATCGAATCCGCGGTGGCCTGCGGCTATCGACGTAATGACGATTTCGGCGGTGCCACGGAGCAGGGCTTCGGGCTGTACAACGTGGCCCAGAACAACGGCCGCCGCTGCAGCAACGCCGATGCGTTTCTCCACCCGATCGCGCATCGGGACAATCTAACGGTCATCACGCGCGCGCGTGCGAAGAAGATTCTGATCGAAGGCAAGCGGGCAGTAGGTGTGGCCTACAGGAAAGGCCGGTTCGGCGGTGACCGCCATCTGACCGCGAAGCGGGAAGTGCTGCTATGCGGCGGCGCGATCAATTCTCCGCAGCTGCTGATGCTTTCGGGCGTCGGCCCGCGCGTCGAGCTTGAAACCCACGCCATTCCCGTTGTCCATGCGCTCGAAGGCGTGGGACAGAATCTCCAGGACCATCTCGACGTCAGCGTGATCGATATCGAGAAAACCCGGCTCAGTCTGCGGCTGGGACCAAGGTTTCTGCTGGTCGATGCGCCCCGGGCCATCTGGCAGTATTTCGTTCATGGTCGCGGTCAGCTGACCAGCAATGTCGCCGAAGCCGGGGGCTTTCTCAGCAGTTCCGACGATGAGCGTCTGGCTGACATGCAGCTGCATTTCATTGCCACGATCGAACAGGATCACGGCCACAATCTGTGGAATACGATCAAGCATCACGGCTATACGCTGCGCATCTGCGATCTAAGGCCCAGGTCTCGAGGCCACGTGGGTCTTCGCAGCGCCGATCCCATGGCCGACGCGTATATCGACCCGAATTATCTGGCCGAGCCCGAAGACCTGGCCCAGCTGGTCAAGGCCGTCAAGATCGCGCGACGCATCATGCGCGCCGAGCCGCTGGCCAGCCATCGATCGGGCGAACTCGAACCCGGCGATTCCGTTCAGGACGATGCCACGATCGAGGCTTATATTCGTGAGCGGGCCGAAACCATCTACCATCCGGTGGGCACCTGTCGAATGGGCCATGACGATCGGGCCGTGGTCGATGACCGGCTACGGGTTCACGGACTCGACGGTTTGCGCGTGGTCGATGCCTCGATCATGCCGACGCTGGTGGGTGGCAATACCAACGCGCCGACCACGGCCATCGCCGAAAAGGCTGCCGATATGATCCGCGAAGATGCACGAGCTTGACCGACCGCCGCTTCGGCTGCGCCCGGGTCAGGTCGATTCCAGGATGCTCGTGCAGTGATCGACGCAGTCGAGAAACGGGGCCAGACAGGGGTTGCGGTTGTCCGTGCTCCAGTAGATTCCCTGCTCGATTTCAGGTGCATCGTGGATCGCTCGGAACACCGCGCCGGACAGTTGCATGCGCCGCATGGATTCCGGTACGAGCGATACGCCCAGCCCCGCG
It includes:
- the minC gene encoding septum site-determining protein MinC encodes the protein MAGTSTATDSGVVFKGRMMTLTVLEMRETDSDRIAQLIADQLRRTPGFFSRMPVLLSLPEALPDLADVARILREVGLVLVGVLDPSEEASLAAQRAGLGVIASPARGNSAAAGRPAEPQRAPERADAGPGGSTRTPSRLVTRPVRSGQQIYARGGDLVIASSVSEGAEVLADGHIHIYGALRGRALAGASGDTEARIFCRRFEPDLVAIAGCYKVADAIDEDVRSKTVQVTLEHDNLTIELQE
- the minD gene encoding septum site-determining protein MinD, whose protein sequence is MAKTIVVTSGKGGVGKTTTAASFATGLAMRGHKTIVIDFDVGLRNLDLIMGCERRVVFDFINVIQGEANLKQAMIRDKRVENLYILAASQTRDKDALALEGVERTLNKLAEEFDYIVCDSPAGIETGAIMAMYFADEALVVTNPEVSSVRDSDRVLGMLSSKTKRAKEGGEPVKEHLVVTRYAPNRVGKGEMLSLGDVNDILGIPLLGVIPESETVLNASNSGMPVALEDNADAGQAYLDMVARFLGENRPMRFTEAKKGFLDRLMGR
- the minE gene encoding cell division topological specificity factor MinE, whose amino-acid sequence is MGWLDVFRSEKKGSASMAKERLQLVVAHRRSGGGDHPAYFPELQRDLLAVLRKYIEVGDEAVQMEIEREGDLEVLELNITLPDSRH
- a CDS encoding choline dehydrogenase, producing the protein MATTQQTYDYVIVGGGSAGCVLANRLSADPDVSVCLLEAGPADWNPLIHIPIGIIGLMWSKLFNWAYYTAPQKHMGGREMFWPRGKTLGGSSAINAQCYTRGNAWDYDQWAELGNRGWGYRDMLGYFRKSERFENGENEYHGADGGYTVSNLRHVNPLSRAFIESAVACGYRRNDDFGGATEQGFGLYNVAQNNGRRCSNADAFLHPIAHRDNLTVITRARAKKILIEGKRAVGVAYRKGRFGGDRHLTAKREVLLCGGAINSPQLLMLSGVGPRVELETHAIPVVHALEGVGQNLQDHLDVSVIDIEKTRLSLRLGPRFLLVDAPRAIWQYFVHGRGQLTSNVAEAGGFLSSSDDERLADMQLHFIATIEQDHGHNLWNTIKHHGYTLRICDLRPRSRGHVGLRSADPMADAYIDPNYLAEPEDLAQLVKAVKIARRIMRAEPLASHRSGELEPGDSVQDDATIEAYIRERAETIYHPVGTCRMGHDDRAVVDDRLRVHGLDGLRVVDASIMPTLVGGNTNAPTTAIAEKAADMIREDARA